From a region of the Drosophila virilis strain 15010-1051.87 chromosome 3, Dvir_AGI_RSII-ME, whole genome shotgun sequence genome:
- the COX6AL2 gene encoding DNA ligase 1, which translates to MLQLLSLIKNPRLTYQAIPSLSNARYRYMSDKTKKPDNADKCEKKAEVKKPDCKSEQKAESDPKKAECKKDTPPKKDETAISGGAQCKSKKKPPPCPPPPKEKKQKQLSCEELVLKREGLNKTEATCPAEISGGGPKCPCTPCPKPPPDYKNSKKWQKISLMGGLPLIAILTVLVFTSHKEEERPEYRHWSHLYLRGKPYFFRDGNTTAFHNSFWNPLPPDGYEDEIDVEGNGKTPETDKERADRLKEFAAVQKEWKKYDSKREAEDKKRQAAAEKEAKKQQELAEKEEKKQMAEAEKEQKRLNAEAEKERKRQEAEAAKENKRQEEEMKKQAKEEAKKVEFSFIKAPSDAGN; encoded by the exons ATGCTGCAGTTATTAAGTCTTATCAAAAACCCACGTCTGACGTACCAAGCAATACCATCTTTATCCAATGCGCGCTATCGTTATATGTCTGATAAAACCAAGAAGCCAGACAACGCCGATAAATGCGAAAAGAAAG CGGAAGTAAAGAAGCCCGATTGCAAAAGCGAACAGAAAGCTGAGAGCGATCCGAAAAAGGCTGAATGCAAGAAGGACACACCACCCAAGAAGGATGAAACTGCGATTAGTGGTGGCGCCCAGTGCAAATCCAAAAAGAAGCCACCGCCTTGCCCACCACCGCCAAAGgagaaaaaacagaaacagttGAGCTGCGAAGAGTTGGTACTGAAGCGTGAAGgattaaataaaacagaagccACTTGTCCTGCGGAAATATCCGGTGGCGGCCCAAAGTGTCCGTGCACACCCTGCCCCAAGCCAC CGCCAGATTACAAGAATTCAAAAAAGTGGCAGAAGATCTCGCTAATGGGTGGACTGCCGCTGATTGCCATACTGACGGTCCTTGTATTCACCTCGCACAAGGAAGAGGAACGACCAGAGTATAGGCACTGGTCGCACTTGTATCTACGTGGAAAGCCGTATTTCTTCAGGGACGGAAATACCACAGCATTCCATAATAGTTTCTGGAATCCCTTGCCGCCAGATGGTTATGAGGATGAGATCGATGTTGAGGGCAATGGCAAGACCCCCGAAACGGATAAGGAAAGGGCGGATCGCTTGAAGGAGTTCGCTGCCGTGCAGAAGGAATGGAAAAAGTATGATAGCAAGCGTGAAGCTGAAGACAAAAAGAGGCAGGCTGCGGCTGAAAAGGAGGCCAAGAAGCAGCAGGAACTGGCCGAGAAGGAAGAGAAAAAGCAAATGGCTGAAGCCGAAAAGGAACAGAAGCGTCTAAACGCCGAAGCCGAAAAGGAGCGCAAGCGACAGGAAGCCGAAGCTGCAAAGGAGAACAAGCGACAGGAGGAGGAAATGAAAAAGCAAGCAAAGGAAGAAGCCAAAAAAGTCGAATTCTCTTTCATCAAAGCCCCAAGTGATGCcggaaattaa